The Hymenobacter sp. 5317J-9 genome has a window encoding:
- a CDS encoding ATP-binding protein: protein MTRPGILLFWLFAFGALLAPARAVAGDALPNGTEAIRQKLATPLPDTARLRLLNAMCYALHNEQPARALPYGEAAVALARTLPAEEQGPGLLQSLLYLASCYGNLSNGPEALQLLSEAQTLALKLKNVDGLVRAYTSQGSIYHERRDSTSAWRHYRRALRLMNQPGVTPTARMKLLGNVGGLFFFRQQLPQALHYDSLALALARRQSDSTAEANYLSSLANYQMQAGNLGRVKRLLTQALAISRRQRAVRSQARQLIMFAMYYIQTDEPARADAATREALKLARQSDYLECVLDAYSILSAEAAERENYRQAYEWNQRYVELNDTLNNRQTMQTLAAAQVSSEAQERARRLRLLTQQRDEQVWHSRVLIGAVAVLTLALLVAAYFYRNLRRSRSELAANNRALEKVSVELRSVASFKDKLYAIVAHDLRGPVTAFAGVTSLIDSYIAQNDQAGLARLPALVRQAADSLNHLLDNVLNWAVSQTGELECRPAPVLVSELFAECQALYQTTAAASWQHITMAAPDGLKLMADRNMARTILRNLVGNALKFMPAGGHVHLEAAPDPDDPQMVLISCTDTGPGMSAATVASLMSGPALPEPTPTPKPRATGLGLGLALCRAFVHRHGGTLVIQSRPGAGTNVTVSLPVAK from the coding sequence CCGCCCGCCTGCGGCTGCTGAATGCCATGTGCTACGCCCTGCACAACGAGCAGCCCGCCCGCGCCCTGCCCTACGGCGAGGCCGCCGTGGCCCTGGCCCGCACCCTGCCCGCCGAGGAGCAGGGCCCCGGCCTGCTGCAAAGCCTGCTGTACCTGGCCAGCTGCTACGGCAACCTCTCCAACGGTCCGGAGGCCCTGCAGCTCCTCAGCGAAGCCCAGACGCTGGCCCTAAAGCTGAAAAACGTGGACGGCCTGGTGCGCGCCTACACCTCGCAGGGCAGCATCTACCACGAGCGGCGCGACTCCACCTCGGCCTGGCGCCACTACCGCCGCGCCCTGCGCCTGATGAACCAGCCCGGCGTGACGCCCACCGCCCGCATGAAGCTGCTGGGCAACGTGGGCGGGCTATTTTTCTTCCGGCAGCAGCTGCCCCAGGCCCTGCACTACGACTCACTCGCCCTGGCGCTGGCCCGCCGCCAAAGCGACTCTACGGCCGAAGCCAACTACCTCTCCAGCCTGGCCAACTACCAGATGCAGGCCGGCAACCTGGGCCGGGTGAAGCGCCTGCTTACCCAGGCGCTGGCCATCAGCCGGCGGCAGCGCGCCGTGCGCAGCCAGGCCCGGCAGCTCATCATGTTTGCGATGTACTACATCCAGACCGACGAGCCCGCGCGCGCCGACGCCGCCACCCGCGAGGCCCTGAAGCTGGCCCGCCAGAGCGACTACCTCGAATGCGTGCTTGATGCCTACAGCATCCTGTCGGCCGAAGCCGCCGAGCGCGAAAACTACCGCCAGGCCTACGAGTGGAACCAGCGCTACGTGGAGCTCAACGACACGCTCAACAACCGCCAGACCATGCAAACCCTGGCCGCTGCCCAGGTGAGCAGCGAAGCCCAGGAGCGCGCCCGCCGCCTGCGCCTGCTCACGCAGCAGCGCGACGAGCAGGTGTGGCACAGCCGCGTGCTGATAGGCGCGGTGGCCGTGCTTACGCTGGCGCTGCTGGTGGCGGCTTACTTCTACCGCAACCTGCGCCGCAGCCGCTCCGAACTGGCCGCCAACAACCGGGCCCTGGAAAAAGTATCGGTGGAGCTGCGTAGCGTGGCGTCGTTCAAGGACAAGCTCTACGCCATTGTGGCCCACGACCTGCGCGGGCCGGTCACGGCCTTTGCCGGCGTTACGAGCCTCATTGACTCCTACATTGCCCAGAACGACCAGGCCGGCCTGGCCCGCCTGCCCGCCCTGGTGCGCCAGGCCGCCGACAGCCTCAACCACCTGCTCGACAACGTGCTGAACTGGGCCGTGAGCCAGACTGGCGAACTGGAATGCCGCCCGGCCCCGGTGCTCGTGTCGGAGCTGTTTGCCGAGTGCCAGGCCCTGTACCAAACCACGGCGGCCGCCAGCTGGCAGCACATCACCATGGCCGCCCCCGATGGCCTGAAGCTGATGGCCGACCGCAACATGGCCCGTACCATTCTGCGCAACCTGGTGGGCAACGCCCTTAAGTTCATGCCCGCCGGCGGCCACGTGCACCTCGAAGCCGCCCCCGACCCCGACGACCCCCAAATGGTGCTCATCAGCTGCACCGACACGGGGCCGGGCATGAGCGCCGCCACCGTGGCCTCGCTCATGAGCGGCCCCGCCCTGCCCGAGCCCACGCCTACGCCCAAGCCGCGCGCCACGGGCCTCGGCCTCGGTCTGGCGCTGTGCCGGGCCTTCGTGCACCGCCACGGCGGCACGCTCGTGATTCAGAGCCGTCCCGGCGCCGGCACCAACGTGACGGTGAGCCTGCCGGTGGCGAAGTAG